The DNA window TTCATAATAAAGTCCTCCTGTTTTTAGTTTATCATAAAAAGATTTTTTTATTTACAGACTTTTTATCACAGGCTCAAATGAAGATTTACATTCTAAGATAGTTATATTAATACGCTAACCCTTTCTTAACCCATAACGACACTTTATCGCATTTACATTCTAAGATAGTTATATTAATACAGTAAACTTTATATAAACAACAACATTAAAATTTATATTTACATTCTAAGATAGCTATATTAATACTAATATGAGTATTTCAGGAGTACACTCTCATACTAATTTACATTCTAAGATAGTTATATTAATACAAATAGATCAAAAATCGACATTCTTGTAAAGACAAAATTTACATTCTAAGATAGTTATATTAATACCCTACACGTCAAAAAGCTTTTATTTATTATACCTTAAATAAGCATTTCTGTCGACCACTTTTTTTCGTCTATCAAAACCATGACATAAACCTGTCATCTTTTGACAAAAATCATATCCAACCCCATATAAAATAAAAGATTGTCGACCCCCGGCATTTTCTCTCCTACCAGAGGTCGACAGAATTTTACAAATCAGAGTATATAACTCCTGTTATTCTTTCAAGAATTGACGGGAATTTTTTCATTTCTTTCTAACAATTATCTTTTGTTCATTTTCATCAAAGGTAAACATTATTTCTCTCTCCTTCTCTGAAATGTCCATTTTTCTCA is part of the Sebaldella sp. S0638 genome and encodes:
- a CDS encoding AbrB/MazE/SpoVT family DNA-binding domain-containing protein, whose protein sequence is MEKRRGRVTFHKAGSGRGTKITLPMPWLRKMDISEKEREIMFTFDENEQKIIVRKK